In Microcaecilia unicolor chromosome 1, aMicUni1.1, whole genome shotgun sequence, the following are encoded in one genomic region:
- the LOC115470158 gene encoding osteocalcin-like has protein sequence MRALIVLIILGLAVLCICGSDSDSSYSTSNSTEDFSSAHSPSESHSNEAVIKMRRNTANSLVKKRQKRSYGYYEWIHEQFKSPMEMKKEQCEEYWPCDYLSRQVGFHQAYRRYFGPV, from the exons ATGAGAGCATTGATAGTGCTGATCATTCTGGGACTAGCTGTCCTCTGCATTTGTGGCTCAG ATTCTGACAGCTCTTACAGTACCTCCAACAGCACAGAAG ATTTTAGCAGCGCCCATAGTCCCAGTGAATCGCACAGCAATGAGG CTGTCATTAAGATGAGAAGAAACACAGCAAATTCTTTGGTAAAGAAGAGGCAGAAGAGATCCTACGGTTATTATGAATG GATACATGAGCAATTTAAGTCCCCAATGGAGATGAAGAAGGAGCAGTGTGAGGAGTATTGGCCATGTGACTATCTCTCAAGACAAGTGGGGTTCCATCAGGCCTATCGTCGGTACTTTGGACCAGTTTGA